Proteins from a genomic interval of Lolium perenne isolate Kyuss_39 chromosome 1, Kyuss_2.0, whole genome shotgun sequence:
- the LOC127335390 gene encoding transcription termination factor MTERF8, chloroplastic, whose product MKLLRDFAFTTSLKPSPTVPPHPEFIMLASICRRRLLGTHQILGSGGGGGSDPLRIILSTIPFAHTYSSSAVADVPNSEPCPATVSYLISCGLSPAGAAVTATTKKIRILSTDNADAVRSLLRDHGFDDDDIVRTVRSAPTILLADPERVILPKIQFFASLGFEPRKLATAPLLLTRSLDEHLVPSIQFLRGVIGSEDDLRLGFSRAPRALLADVEENMRPVVEALRRCGFTDAAISELLVTQMGVLLTSPDRISEVFEQLKAIGMCISDPRFMHCFREMCRLKKDAWLRRLALYQSFGLSEGEVLEIFKAQPMILQFGNKNMEKKVRFLLDELKLGTSFIIAHPEILCSGLNECILPRCAVLFVLMREGKIQGGIELVEALLVDSSVFSERYVLSHADDVPDVVKAYEGQIRFEGFR is encoded by the coding sequence ATGAAGTTGCTCCGTGACTTTGCCTTCACGACGTCACTGAAGCCGAGTCCTACAGTTCCCCCCCATCCTGAATTCATCATGTTAGCCTCCATTTGCCGGCGGCGGCTCCTCGGAACCCATCAAATtcttggcagcggcggcggcggcggcagcgatcCCCTCCGGATCATCCTTAGCACCATCCCTTTCGCCCACACCTACTCCTCGTCCGCCGTCGCCGATGTCCCCAACTCGGAACCCTGCCCAGCCACCGTCTCCTACCTCATCTCCTGCGGGCTCTCCCCCGCTGGCGCCGCCGTCACAGCCACCACTAAAAAGATCCGCATCCTGTCGACCGACAACGCCGACGCTGTGCGCTCCCTCCTCAGAGACCATGGATTCGACGACGACGACATCGTCCGGACTGTTCGCAGCGCCCCGACGATCCTCCTCGCCGATCCCGAACGGGTCATCCTCCCCAAGATCCAGTTTTTCGCCTCCCTCGGCTTCGAGCCCCGCAAGCTCGCTACGGCGCCTCTCCTCCTCACGCGCAGCCTCGACGAGCACCTCGTCCCCTCTATCCAGTTCCTCCGCGGCGTCATCGGCAGCGAGGACGACCTCCGCCTCGGCTTCTCCCGCGCCCCCAGGGCCCTCCTGGCGGACGTCGAGGAAAACATGCGCCCCGTCGTGGAAGCCCTCCGCCGCTGTGGCTTCACCGATGCGGCCATTTCGGAGCTCCTCGTCACCCAGATGGGCGTGCTCTTGACGTCGCCGGATCGCATCAGCGAAGTCTTCGAGCAACTCAAGGCAATCGGTATGTGCATCTCGGACCCGCGCTTCATGCACTGCTTCCGTGAGATGTGTCGCCTTAAGAAGGACGCATGGCTGCGGAGGCTGGCATTGTACCAGAGCTTCGGGCTGTCGGAGGGTGAGGTGCTCGAGATCTTCAAGGCGCAGCCCATGATACTGCAATTCGGCAACAAGAACATGGAAAAGAAGGTCCGGTTCTTGCTGGACGAGCTGAAGCTTGGAACAAGCTTTATAATTGCACATCCTGAGATTCTGTGTTCTGGCTTGAACGAGTGCATCCTGCCAAGGTGCGCCGTGCTGTTTGTGCTGATGAGGGAGGGGAAGATCCAGGGAGGTATCGAGTTGGTTGAGGCATTGCTGGTCGATTCAAGTGTTTTCTCGGAGAGATATGTCTTGAGCCATGCCGACGATGTGCCAGATGTTGTCAAGGCGTATGAGGGTCAGATTAGATTTGAAGGATTCAGATGA
- the LOC127314473 gene encoding uncharacterized protein codes for MTRGDQRERDRQRAQARKPGSKGRDDGLTPEQRRERDAKALQEKTAKKAAQAGAAAADAAKKKNAGKK; via the exons ATGACTC GCGGCGACCAGAGGGAGCGGGACCGGCAGAGGGCGCAGGCGCGGAAGCCGGGGAGCAAGGGCCGCGACGACgggctcacgccggagcagcgacgAGAGCGGGACGCCAAGGCGCTGCAGGAGAAGACCGCCAAGAAGGCGGCGCAGGCGGGCGCCGCCGCCGCAGACGCCGCAAAGAAGAAGAACGCCGGCAAGAAATAG